Within Nitrospirota bacterium, the genomic segment GGTTCCCTGCGGACTGCTTACACTTATGTCACTAAAGTTCATTGCAACAACCTCTTCGAGCCTGCCCTGTGCGTAATAGGCCGAAGCAGCAGCCTTTTCAGCGCTGCTATTTGAACGGGATGCTGATGTATAAGAAATAAACAGAGGGAATACAATGACAGAGATGATAAGGGTTGCTATCAGGACTTCAAGCAGCGTTATTCCAATATTGTTGAGACAAGGATTTTTACTGGACCGATATTCTGCCTGTAACTGATTCAACAGTGATGGTCTTTGACCTTCCCCTGAATAATAATACAACCGTACCTCCCTGAGATGGTGAGCCGTCGGAATGGAATATAATATCGTCACCCATTCCAAACAGCGCCGAAACTATATCCACACCACTGAGCCTCGGAGAAGTATTAAAATTGATAGAAGCGGCTTTCTTATCCAGCTCATTGATTACAGACGCATCCCCTGTTACCACTACCGGAAGGTCTATCGTCCTGGTCTTTGTCCAGTTACTGTTTATTCCTTTGCCTGCGTCAGTAATCCTGGCGCCGTTAAAATATATTGCTATTTCTTCCGCCGTATCGGAATCATACAGACTGTAGGCAAGTTTAATATTCTCACCAGAACCATTAAAGTTATAATCAACGCGATCCACATGTGATGTATCACCTCCGGGGATATTGCCGTACCCATTATTGTCTGCTAATAATACTGTGTCTCCGTTTGACACCCTTATATTTCTTACGCCCCACGTCTCACTCGCAGGGGGATTCTGTTCATTGTCGAACCTCAGAAGATTATTCCCTGATGAGACATAACCTGTTAACAGGGTGCAGGACTCCTGGGCAGGATCAAAGTCAATAATCCTTGAGGTGTTGTTATGCATCGCAAGGTCTCTTCCATATCTGAGCATATTGACTACTTCCTGTACTGCCTCATCGAGCAGCGCCTCATCCATAACACCCTTTACGGATGGTATTGCAACGCTGGCTACAATGCCAAGAATCACTATGACCAGGACAAGCTCTATAAGGGTGAATCCTTTTTCTCCCCTTCTCACACCTTCTCCCTTTTACCAGCCTTCAGATAAGTGTGTACTTCCGGTCCTCCTACCTGCTTGCATAAGTTGAATTGTTTGCAAAGAACTCCCCTGTCTGCTGTACAAACAACCACCCTTTGCTTGCAGTATCATCGGCTGTTGCTGTACCAATAGCAGCTGTCACAATATCCACCTTTATGCCTGTTGACTGTACCTCAGTCGTATTGCTGTTCGGCAGAGGATTCTTTGGAACACTCTTTTTTAAATACGGACCGAACTTATACGTGGTTGAGTCACAAGTATCGGTTGTATTACCGGCTGAATCAGAGCAGTAAATAAGCTGTTTTGCAAAGGCATCCTCAGTGCTTGTATGTGCTACTCCCTTGTGCTGCTTGATAACTCCAGGGTAGACACTGTTATGCTGGTGGTAGTAAAGCTCAATGGCGCTCCTTGCCGTGCTCAGGTCTGAATCAAGGGCTGAAAGCTTTGCATCCTGAGAGGATGACCTCAGCTGTGGTATTACAACTGCAGCAAGTATGGCAAGTATGATTACCACGACAAGCAGTTCAACCAGTGTAAATCCCTTTTTATTGCTCAACCTCTTAAACATTGCATATCCTCCTTTGGTTACGTGTTAAAATCAGTGTATGCTCCTTGTAAGCCTGAAAATAGGGAGTATTAGTGAGATCACAATAACCCCTATAACGCCGCCCATTACAACGAGCAGGACAGGCTCCATTATTGTTGTAATCCTTTTAAGCGTCCTTTCTATATCCTTGTCATAATAATCGGCAAGTCTCGGCATAACCTTATCGAGTGTGCCTGTATCCTCCCCTGTGCTTATCATCTGCTTTACGGTTTCCGGGAAATATGGACTCTCTGAGACAGGCTGAGATATGGTCTTGCCGTCTTCGACGCTCTTCGATATCTTCCCAATCAACTCAGCAAATACCCTGTTTCCGACCACACCGGATGAGATGCAGAGGGAGTCCAGAAGGGGTACATTACCGTTCACGAGGGCGCCCAGTGTCCTCATAAGCCTCGAGACGTACAACTTGATAAAGAACTCTCTTATCACAGGCATCCTCAACCTGACAGTATCCAAATACATGCCCCCCTTCTCGCCTGAGATGAATTTAACTGCCGCATACCACGAAAGGGCAATAAATATGATTATGAAATACCAATATGATACAAGAAATTTGCTTGATGCCATCAGCACTTTGGTGGTCAGCGGAAGGCTGTCATATATCTCATCAAACATGCTGCCGAATTTTGGAAACACATAGACTACTATGAACAAGA encodes:
- a CDS encoding type II secretion system protein, translated to MFKRLSNKKGFTLVELLVVVIILAILAAVVIPQLRSSSQDAKLSALDSDLSTARSAIELYYHQHNSVYPGVIKQHKGVAHTSTEDAFAKQLIYCSDSAGNTTDTCDSTTYKFGPYLKKSVPKNPLPNSNTTEVQSTGIKVDIVTAAIGTATADDTASKGWLFVQQTGEFFANNSTYASR
- a CDS encoding prepilin-type N-terminal cleavage/methylation domain-containing protein, with translation MRRGEKGFTLIELVLVIVILGIVASVAIPSVKGVMDEALLDEAVQEVVNMLRYGRDLAMHNNTSRIIDFDPAQESCTLLTGYVSSGNNLLRFDNEQNPPASETWGVRNIRVSNGDTVLLADNNGYGNIPGGDTSHVDRVDYNFNGSGENIKLAYSLYDSDTAEEIAIYFNGARITDAGKGINSNWTKTRTIDLPVVVTGDASVINELDKKAASINFNTSPRLSGVDIVSALFGMGDDIIFHSDGSPSQGGTVVLLFRGRSKTITVESVTGRISVQ
- a CDS encoding type II secretion system F family protein gives rise to the protein MAISTIEDKDTVRQRHPVDIFRNLDFSAMRLRKSGRVPSREIIFFADQLSLMLATGTPLNKSINIISTQIRNSELRIILQGIVRDIEDGRLLSEAMNRHPEVFSSVYISMIKAGESGGFLKEMLGQIVSLETKNQEFLSTVRAAMYYPVFLSVFALSVVLFIVVYVFPKFGSMFDEIYDSLPLTTKVLMASSKFLVSYWYFIIIFIALSWYAAVKFISGEKGGMYLDTVRLRMPVIREFFIKLYVSRLMRTLGALVNGNVPLLDSLCISSGVVGNRVFAELIGKISKSVEDGKTISQPVSESPYFPETVKQMISTGEDTGTLDKVMPRLADYYDKDIERTLKRITTIMEPVLLVVMGGVIGVIVISLILPIFRLTRSIH